Proteins found in one Corynebacterium sanguinis genomic segment:
- the panD gene encoding aspartate 1-decarboxylase yields the protein MLRTMLKSKIHRATVTQADLHYVGSCTIDADLMEAADIYEGEQIDVVDINNGNRLTTYAITGDRGTGVIGINGAAARLISPGDLVIIIGYAHYEEQELKDYSPRVIFVDENNKQVELGEDPAHAPAGSGLINPRHPD from the coding sequence GTGCTGCGAACCATGCTGAAGTCCAAGATTCACCGAGCGACCGTCACGCAGGCCGACCTCCACTACGTCGGCTCATGCACCATCGACGCTGACCTCATGGAGGCTGCGGACATCTACGAGGGTGAGCAGATCGACGTCGTTGACATCAACAACGGCAACCGACTGACCACCTACGCCATCACGGGCGACCGGGGCACGGGCGTGATCGGCATCAACGGCGCCGCCGCCCGCCTGATCAGCCCCGGCGACCTCGTCATCATCATCGGGTATGCGCATTACGAGGAGCAGGAGCTTAAGGACTACAGCCCGCGGGTCATCTTCGTCGATGAGAACAACAAGCAGGTCGAGCTCGGCGAGGACCCAGCCCACGCGCCGGCGGGTTCCGGCCTGATCAACCCGCGCCACCCGGACTAA
- a CDS encoding AAA family ATPase, translated as MATHDMKAYIYYGPSSWFKAETAGLEAESLLDIVYELDNLNRQFSIVDKRASSPSETEPENVEEGPEHVLAESGDYASLTEATISNFAGLVRSVGPKNIYLNNPPELVRSHLERVAEVEEVSYELGSFDARVLQEFNADFQDHLVGQDSVKSELLAAMYQLTRQNVDGPVVVMFYGPSGVGKTETAKFISRLTGGLLFRKQFSMLHSEKFASYVFGGSHQEPSLALDLMERESSVILFDEFDKASSVFHSAFYELFDEGVLEDKNYRVKVGRSLIICTSNYGSESAVKKALGEALYSRFDAFIEFHPLIGFEVEKIIDRLVDVKFKELTHKEASILNADELKINLKSHSKQLGNIRKLSSVIDQIIGHKLAMALLETAESINP; from the coding sequence ATGGCGACCCATGACATGAAGGCCTATATTTACTATGGACCTTCATCCTGGTTTAAAGCAGAGACAGCAGGGCTGGAGGCGGAATCGTTACTAGATATCGTTTACGAGCTCGACAACCTCAATAGACAGTTCAGCATCGTGGATAAACGCGCCTCCAGCCCTTCGGAGACAGAGCCTGAAAATGTCGAGGAAGGCCCGGAGCATGTTTTGGCAGAATCTGGAGACTACGCCAGTCTGACAGAAGCAACGATCTCAAATTTTGCAGGGTTAGTGCGGTCAGTTGGTCCGAAGAATATCTATTTGAATAATCCTCCTGAGCTCGTTAGATCTCACCTTGAACGAGTGGCCGAGGTTGAGGAAGTTTCTTACGAGCTAGGCAGTTTTGATGCGCGAGTGCTGCAAGAGTTCAACGCTGATTTCCAAGACCACCTCGTAGGCCAAGACTCGGTTAAGAGCGAACTTCTTGCGGCGATGTATCAGTTGACGCGTCAGAATGTAGATGGACCCGTTGTCGTGATGTTTTATGGGCCATCAGGGGTTGGTAAAACCGAGACTGCGAAGTTTATCAGTCGCCTCACGGGAGGATTGCTTTTCCGAAAGCAATTTTCAATGCTACACAGCGAAAAATTTGCCTCTTATGTTTTCGGAGGAAGTCACCAAGAACCCTCGCTCGCACTGGACCTGATGGAGAGAGAATCAAGTGTAATTCTCTTCGATGAGTTTGATAAAGCAAGTTCAGTTTTCCATAGCGCCTTCTATGAGCTGTTTGACGAGGGTGTGTTGGAAGACAAGAACTATAGAGTAAAGGTTGGCAGGTCGCTGATTATTTGTACGTCGAATTACGGTTCAGAGAGTGCAGTGAAAAAGGCGCTAGGCGAAGCGCTTTACTCAAGGTTCGATGCCTTTATCGAGTTCCATCCGTTAATCGGTTTCGAGGTGGAGAAAATTATCGACCGGTTGGTCGATGTGAAGTTTAAAGAGCTGACTCATAAAGAGGCATCCATCCTCAATGCTGATGAACTCAAAATAAATCTTAAGAGCCACTCGAAGCAGCTCGGTAATATTCGAAAACTGAGTAGCGTGATTGATCAGATTATTGGTCATAAATTAGCAATGGCTCTTCTGGAGACAGCGGAAAGTATCAATCCTTAG
- a CDS encoding DUF6414 family protein, with protein sequence MAKEKQEQRSIVKVVYFDQDTASDYLDIVAGGSLESTKETIGTRTVETHASVEAKLSAKLSWLPFIGGAGELGAGAEASLAGGSILSKTLSNTILTDYLESSSGDLRISKLNGFRVYAAENSMAFMKMFTPYMIAARAEDADFNMALMDEALEKAKGYYELIGEDATQRKIVLRFNIRAFRNSYGLSDLSRMNLVFHGIEVGHTTELSLNIESELAQNSSRDLKLASFIEESHSDSSGASGDNKLPVYDIILAGVESGA encoded by the coding sequence ATGGCAAAGGAAAAGCAGGAGCAACGATCGATCGTTAAAGTAGTCTATTTTGACCAGGATACAGCGTCTGACTACTTAGATATCGTTGCAGGAGGCAGTCTCGAATCAACCAAAGAGACCATTGGCACGAGGACTGTCGAAACCCATGCCAGCGTAGAAGCTAAACTCAGTGCAAAGCTTAGTTGGCTTCCCTTTATCGGCGGTGCAGGCGAACTGGGAGCCGGGGCTGAAGCCTCTCTAGCCGGCGGAAGTATTTTAAGCAAGACGCTGTCAAACACGATCTTGACTGACTACCTGGAATCTTCTAGTGGCGATCTAAGAATTTCAAAACTGAATGGGTTTCGGGTTTATGCCGCCGAGAATTCCATGGCTTTCATGAAGATGTTTACGCCATACATGATCGCAGCTCGCGCAGAAGACGCTGACTTCAATATGGCATTGATGGATGAAGCGCTGGAGAAGGCGAAGGGTTATTACGAGCTAATCGGCGAAGATGCGACTCAACGCAAGATTGTCTTGCGCTTCAACATCCGCGCCTTCCGGAACAGTTACGGACTCTCGGATCTATCACGAATGAACTTAGTTTTTCATGGCATTGAAGTCGGTCATACTACGGAACTGAGTTTGAATATTGAGTCAGAACTAGCTCAAAACTCTTCCCGAGATCTTAAACTTGCTAGCTTCATCGAAGAATCTCACTCTGATTCATCCGGAGCCTCTGGCGATAACAAGCTGCCGGTTTACGACATCATCCTGGCCGGTGTAGAAAGCGGTGCGTAA
- a CDS encoding nucleotidyltransferase domain-containing protein, which translates to MTNLELKLAGWTGPSSPTEQEKQDRTERMIREAVEAHPAFDGMSCKIYAKGSYANNTNVKADSDVDIAVECQDLFYWDEHTSGAHPASNGIYEGIWTPEKLRHELTIALRARFSTLVDTSGSTAIQINSNSARVEADVVPCFSYRYYFSPTSYREGAKIFKTDGNSIVNYSALQLENGRNKNNRTNYRFKKSVRIIKRLENAMAEEGYHQEVSSFFIECLVYNCPDTVFQRLTWIETVKGILAHIYTSLEGTEPTDSENRWLEVNGAKYLFHGSQKWSREDGRNFAYAGWNYLGLGGA; encoded by the coding sequence ATGACCAATTTGGAATTGAAATTGGCGGGGTGGACCGGTCCATCCAGTCCGACTGAACAAGAAAAGCAAGACCGCACCGAGAGGATGATTCGGGAAGCCGTTGAAGCTCATCCAGCCTTTGATGGAATGTCCTGTAAGATTTATGCGAAGGGATCTTATGCAAACAATACAAATGTAAAAGCCGACAGCGACGTTGATATCGCGGTCGAATGCCAAGATCTCTTCTACTGGGATGAACACACTTCGGGGGCTCATCCAGCAAGTAACGGTATCTACGAAGGAATTTGGACGCCCGAAAAGCTCCGTCACGAACTGACAATTGCGTTGAGAGCTAGGTTCAGCACCTTAGTGGATACAAGCGGATCAACCGCCATTCAAATTAATTCCAATTCTGCCCGCGTTGAGGCGGACGTCGTGCCTTGTTTTTCTTATCGATATTATTTTTCGCCGACTTCCTACCGCGAGGGCGCCAAAATATTTAAAACTGATGGTAATTCAATTGTAAACTACTCAGCTTTGCAGCTGGAAAACGGACGAAATAAAAACAACAGGACCAATTACAGATTCAAAAAATCAGTCCGCATTATCAAACGTCTAGAAAATGCAATGGCCGAGGAAGGGTATCATCAGGAGGTCTCGTCATTCTTTATCGAATGTCTTGTCTACAACTGTCCGGATACGGTGTTTCAGCGCCTAACCTGGATCGAGACTGTAAAAGGCATTCTCGCGCATATTTATACATCCCTCGAAGGTACGGAACCCACCGATTCAGAGAATCGCTGGTTGGAGGTTAATGGTGCGAAGTATCTCTTTCATGGATCGCAAAAATGGAGTCGCGAGGATGGACGAAATTTTGCCTACGCGGGGTGGAACTACCTTGGTCTGGGAGGGGCTTAA
- a CDS encoding M48 family metallopeptidase: protein MMNSASSYLTVSGFDVELVYKDIKNMHLSVYPPMGRVRVAAPARLDEDTIRRAIIQRLPWIRRERERLQNANRQSERQMVSGESHYVWGKRYRLDVSKHSGNPKVLVAGDTLWLYSPEGSTRDDRFGILDRWYRRELKAALPPLVEKWETAMGVKANQVTVKRMKTKWGSCNPDRGNIWFNPELAKKNPRSLEYLVVHELAHLLERSHNEKFVAIMDRYLPDWTARRDELNEAPLAAEDWNETSCD, encoded by the coding sequence ATGATGAATTCCGCTAGTTCCTACCTCACTGTTTCTGGTTTCGATGTTGAGCTGGTCTACAAAGACATCAAGAACATGCACCTGTCGGTCTATCCGCCGATGGGTCGAGTACGGGTGGCAGCGCCGGCTCGCCTAGACGAGGACACGATTCGTCGGGCGATCATCCAGCGACTGCCGTGGATCCGGCGGGAGCGGGAGCGGTTGCAGAATGCGAACCGTCAGTCGGAGCGGCAGATGGTTTCCGGAGAGAGTCACTACGTGTGGGGCAAGCGCTACCGCCTCGATGTCTCAAAGCACAGCGGCAACCCGAAGGTACTCGTGGCCGGAGACACTCTCTGGCTTTACTCGCCGGAGGGATCGACCCGTGATGATCGGTTCGGCATCCTTGACCGTTGGTACCGGCGAGAACTCAAGGCAGCACTTCCGCCTCTAGTTGAGAAGTGGGAGACAGCCATGGGAGTAAAAGCTAACCAGGTCACGGTCAAGCGGATGAAGACTAAGTGGGGTTCATGCAACCCTGATAGGGGTAATATCTGGTTTAACCCGGAGCTGGCGAAGAAGAATCCTCGGAGTCTGGAGTACCTAGTGGTTCATGAGCTGGCGCACTTGCTCGAGCGGAGTCATAACGAGAAGTTCGTAGCCATCATGGATCGGTACCTACCGGACTGGACTGCTCGGCGAGATGAACTGAATGAAGCGCCATTAGCGGCGGAAGACTGGAATGAAACTAGCTGTGATTAA
- a CDS encoding type I restriction endonuclease subunit R produces the protein MTQDRVVELLSEQLGYDCLGDWKDRVNSNVEEELLRQNLLARGYDEDLVRRAIQQFATAASLPAGGSLYDANRRVYGLLRYGVKVKRSVSENFETIWLIDWKNPEANHFVVAEEVSIKGKNTKRPDVVLYVNGIALGVIELKRSKVSVGDGIRQHLGNQKADFVRPFFTTVQLLFAGNDVEGLRYGVIETPEKYWLEWKEPSEVEKPLNRGLLQMANKQRFLELIHDFIVFDSGVKKTARHNQYFGVKAAQERIARREGGIIWHTQGSGKSLTMVWLAKWIRENQREARVLVITDRTELDEQIEKVFAGVDETIERSTSGAGMIGMLNRNQPWLMCSLVHKFRGDDEKDQGDTEDFVRQLKKPLLEGFNPKGNLFVFVDEAHRTQSGKLHSAMKELMPNAMFIGFTGTPLLKKDKASSIETFGSYIHTYKFDEAVEDAVVLDLRYEARDIEQKLTSPERVDEWFQIHTQGMTDLTKHQLKKRWATIKEVESAEPRARQIAADILTDMARMPRLMDGRGNAMLVCSSVYQACKFYDIFSRSELAGKIAIVTSYEPNASKISKEDSGAGKNEEIVKYDIYRRMLADYFQTNPDDAVKRIDEFEKSVKETFIKYPGQMRLLIVVDKLLTGFDAPSATYLYIDKNMQDHGLFQAICRVNRLDGDDKEYGYIVDYRDLFKSLEDAVSDYTSEAFADYDEEDVEGLLKDRIEQERQDLDEALEMVRALCEPVAPPKGTLQYQHYFCAMESGNAEQLKANEPKRVDLYKGVASLVRAYANLANRMTDAGYSPSEAESIKQQVKHFVDVRDEVKLGAGENVDLKQFEAGMRALLDTYIQADASRNLATFDQGLVHLIVEHGVGAIEKLPESIRKDPEAAAETIVNNVRKTIVDEQAMNPKYYESMSTLLDALIEQRREAVIDYQEYLLKLVEFTQQLAKGESEQKYPKWADSSARRALIDFAWPEGIEVDVERVYRTIQRNKEHGWAGDKTKQKSLMRTLALNFPGLLQPVDMKELLNLLAMHDEFR, from the coding sequence ATGACGCAGGATCGAGTAGTCGAGCTTCTATCCGAGCAGCTAGGGTACGATTGCCTCGGCGATTGGAAAGATCGAGTCAACTCGAACGTCGAAGAAGAGTTGCTACGTCAGAACCTTCTTGCTCGTGGCTATGACGAGGATCTTGTTCGTCGCGCTATTCAGCAATTCGCTACCGCGGCTTCTCTGCCGGCAGGTGGATCACTCTACGACGCCAACCGCAGAGTGTATGGCCTGCTCCGTTACGGAGTGAAGGTCAAGCGTAGTGTCTCGGAGAACTTCGAAACGATCTGGCTTATCGACTGGAAGAACCCGGAAGCTAACCATTTTGTGGTGGCCGAAGAGGTCTCAATCAAGGGCAAGAACACCAAACGTCCTGATGTCGTGCTCTATGTCAACGGTATCGCCCTTGGGGTCATTGAACTCAAGCGCTCTAAGGTCAGCGTTGGTGACGGCATTCGTCAGCATCTGGGCAATCAAAAAGCGGACTTCGTTCGTCCTTTCTTCACCACGGTCCAGCTACTGTTCGCTGGCAATGACGTCGAGGGGCTTCGCTACGGCGTGATCGAGACGCCAGAGAAGTACTGGCTGGAGTGGAAAGAGCCAAGCGAGGTTGAGAAACCTCTCAATCGTGGCCTGCTTCAGATGGCGAACAAGCAGCGCTTCCTTGAACTTATCCATGACTTCATCGTCTTCGATTCGGGCGTGAAGAAAACCGCCCGACACAACCAGTACTTCGGTGTCAAGGCTGCTCAGGAGCGTATCGCTCGCCGCGAAGGCGGCATCATTTGGCACACCCAAGGGTCAGGTAAGAGCTTGACGATGGTGTGGTTGGCGAAGTGGATCCGGGAGAACCAGCGCGAGGCCCGTGTCTTAGTGATCACCGACCGCACCGAACTCGATGAGCAGATCGAGAAGGTTTTTGCTGGCGTCGATGAGACCATCGAACGGTCGACGTCTGGAGCCGGCATGATCGGCATGCTCAACCGGAACCAGCCCTGGCTGATGTGCTCACTGGTGCATAAGTTCCGGGGTGATGACGAGAAGGATCAGGGCGACACGGAAGACTTCGTGCGTCAGCTCAAGAAGCCCCTGCTTGAGGGGTTCAATCCGAAGGGCAATCTCTTCGTCTTCGTCGATGAGGCTCACCGTACACAGAGCGGCAAGCTTCACAGTGCGATGAAGGAGCTGATGCCGAATGCGATGTTCATCGGCTTTACCGGCACGCCTCTTCTTAAGAAGGACAAGGCCTCCAGTATTGAGACTTTCGGCTCCTACATCCACACCTACAAATTCGATGAAGCTGTTGAAGATGCCGTGGTTCTGGACCTCCGGTACGAGGCTCGAGACATCGAGCAGAAACTCACGAGCCCAGAGCGGGTCGATGAGTGGTTCCAAATCCACACCCAAGGCATGACCGATCTGACAAAGCACCAGCTGAAGAAACGGTGGGCAACGATCAAGGAAGTCGAGTCCGCTGAGCCGCGTGCTCGGCAGATCGCGGCAGACATCCTCACGGATATGGCCAGGATGCCTCGCCTAATGGATGGCCGAGGCAACGCCATGCTGGTGTGTTCGAGTGTCTACCAAGCCTGCAAGTTCTACGACATCTTCAGCCGCAGTGAACTCGCCGGCAAGATCGCCATCGTCACGAGCTATGAGCCGAACGCATCCAAGATCTCCAAGGAAGACTCCGGGGCCGGCAAGAACGAGGAGATCGTCAAGTACGACATCTACCGTCGGATGCTCGCCGACTACTTCCAGACCAACCCCGATGATGCTGTCAAGCGGATTGACGAGTTTGAGAAGAGTGTCAAGGAGACGTTCATCAAGTATCCCGGCCAGATGCGGCTACTTATCGTGGTCGATAAACTCCTGACCGGCTTTGATGCACCGAGTGCGACCTATCTCTACATCGATAAGAACATGCAGGATCACGGCCTCTTCCAGGCTATCTGCCGCGTGAACCGGCTCGATGGTGACGATAAAGAGTACGGCTATATCGTCGACTACCGCGACCTGTTCAAATCTCTGGAGGATGCGGTCTCTGACTACACCTCCGAAGCTTTCGCAGACTACGACGAAGAAGATGTGGAAGGCCTACTCAAGGATCGTATTGAGCAGGAGCGTCAAGACCTGGACGAGGCTCTTGAAATGGTGCGTGCTCTGTGTGAGCCAGTGGCTCCACCGAAGGGCACGTTGCAGTACCAGCATTATTTCTGCGCGATGGAAAGCGGCAACGCTGAGCAGCTCAAGGCCAACGAACCTAAGCGTGTCGACCTGTACAAGGGTGTGGCGAGCCTGGTTCGGGCATACGCCAACTTGGCTAACCGAATGACTGATGCCGGGTACTCGCCGAGCGAAGCGGAATCTATCAAGCAGCAGGTCAAGCACTTCGTCGATGTCCGCGACGAGGTGAAGCTCGGCGCTGGCGAGAATGTTGACCTCAAGCAGTTTGAGGCCGGCATGCGCGCGCTTCTCGATACCTACATCCAGGCGGATGCTTCTCGGAATCTGGCGACCTTTGACCAAGGTCTCGTCCACCTCATCGTCGAGCACGGGGTCGGAGCCATCGAGAAACTCCCCGAGAGCATCCGCAAAGATCCAGAAGCGGCTGCTGAGACCATCGTCAACAACGTCCGTAAGACGATTGTTGACGAGCAGGCGATGAATCCGAAGTACTACGAGTCGATGTCGACGCTCCTGGACGCCTTGATCGAGCAGCGCCGTGAGGCCGTCATCGACTACCAGGAGTACCTCCTCAAATTGGTCGAGTTTACTCAGCAGTTGGCCAAGGGGGAGTCGGAGCAGAAGTACCCGAAGTGGGCAGATAGTTCTGCCCGCCGCGCCCTGATCGACTTCGCATGGCCGGAGGGCATCGAAGTAGATGTCGAGCGGGTCTATCGCACGATCCAGCGCAACAAAGAACATGGTTGGGCTGGAGATAAGACCAAGCAGAAGTCTTTGATGCGTACTCTCGCGCTCAACTTCCCTGGGCTCCTGCAACCTGTGGACATGAAGGAGCTTCTTAACCTATTGGCGATGCATGATGAATTCCGCTAG
- a CDS encoding TIGR02391 family protein: MNVEWAIEQLDTFITMTVMTNNSRSGRDVTVISNKSSTAASDSQVTKQAQVVEKILDRVTPRWRTEIELSSINRWTRHREASIRCREELIRKKEIEENLGENAPELSAVELHPWIWDGAKSLWQSGHYREAVGGAIRKLNAETQNKLGRRDLSETKLFQEAFTEKPASVGKARLRRMKPEASDTYKSVQRGAMAFAEGVFAGIRNPLSHEADHELREQEALEYLAALSVVARWVDNSTVEVAS, translated from the coding sequence ATGAATGTCGAGTGGGCTATTGAGCAGTTGGATACTTTCATCACCATGACCGTGATGACGAACAATAGCCGCAGTGGTCGAGATGTAACGGTGATCTCTAACAAGTCGAGTACGGCTGCCTCGGACTCACAGGTAACGAAGCAGGCCCAGGTAGTTGAGAAGATCCTGGACCGAGTTACCCCTCGATGGCGTACCGAGATCGAACTGTCGTCGATCAATCGTTGGACTCGTCATCGTGAGGCATCGATTCGCTGTCGCGAGGAGTTGATACGGAAGAAGGAGATCGAAGAAAATCTAGGGGAAAATGCTCCTGAGCTTTCTGCTGTGGAGTTGCACCCTTGGATTTGGGATGGAGCGAAGTCACTTTGGCAGTCAGGTCATTACCGTGAAGCTGTCGGCGGTGCAATTCGAAAGCTCAACGCTGAGACCCAGAACAAGCTAGGTCGACGGGACCTAAGTGAGACGAAGCTCTTCCAGGAAGCCTTCACTGAAAAGCCCGCTTCCGTCGGCAAGGCCCGCCTGCGGCGGATGAAGCCCGAGGCAAGCGACACGTACAAGTCGGTTCAACGTGGAGCTATGGCATTTGCTGAGGGAGTTTTTGCCGGTATTCGGAACCCCCTTAGCCATGAAGCCGACCACGAGCTGAGGGAGCAAGAAGCGCTAGAGTATCTCGCGGCACTGAGCGTGGTAGCCCGTTGGGTCGATAACTCTACGGTGGAGGTCGCGTCATGA
- a CDS encoding restriction endonuclease subunit S — translation MNTPALVGDVGYVEKDVDSLFLPDRLWIARSKRGSGTDIRWLTYHFSSQAGARALRELATGTSGSMKNIPKDKVLGLKVLTPTPPEQRAIADALTDAENLISSLERLTAKKQAIKQGMMQELLTGRRRLQGFSKSWQATTFGDLVRIQRGSVLTRAQAGSGRIPVVAGGKTPAGYTDKANRVGRTITISASGASAGYVALYNEPIFASDCSTISSSRHYDLDFIYYCLLLRQDDIYRAQTGGAQPHIHACDVYPMEIRVPTDMQEQIAIAQVLVDADKEIMALERRLESARGIKQGMMQELLTGRTKLVSEGVR, via the coding sequence ATGAATACGCCGGCTCTAGTTGGAGATGTTGGCTACGTAGAGAAAGACGTTGATAGCCTTTTTCTTCCCGACCGATTGTGGATTGCACGCTCAAAGCGTGGTTCTGGTACTGATATCAGGTGGCTCACCTACCATTTTTCTTCCCAGGCTGGAGCCCGCGCTCTGCGAGAATTAGCGACCGGAACTAGTGGGAGTATGAAGAATATTCCCAAGGATAAGGTTCTTGGCCTCAAGGTCTTAACGCCTACGCCACCTGAGCAGCGTGCCATCGCAGATGCCCTTACTGATGCAGAAAACTTAATCTCCTCCCTCGAGCGCCTCACCGCCAAGAAACAAGCAATCAAGCAGGGAATGATGCAAGAGCTGTTAACCGGACGTAGGAGACTACAGGGATTCTCCAAATCCTGGCAGGCGACAACTTTCGGAGATTTGGTTCGAATTCAGCGTGGCTCCGTGCTCACACGGGCCCAGGCTGGCAGTGGGCGCATTCCAGTGGTAGCTGGCGGTAAGACTCCCGCAGGGTACACGGACAAGGCAAATCGAGTGGGCCGCACTATCACTATCAGCGCTTCTGGCGCGTCAGCTGGCTATGTAGCCCTCTACAACGAGCCGATATTTGCTTCGGACTGCTCAACAATCAGTAGTTCGAGACATTACGACTTAGACTTCATCTACTACTGTCTTCTGTTGCGACAGGATGATATCTACAGAGCACAGACTGGTGGGGCACAACCTCACATCCACGCTTGCGACGTGTACCCGATGGAAATTCGGGTGCCGACGGACATGCAAGAGCAAATCGCAATCGCGCAGGTGTTGGTCGATGCCGACAAAGAGATTATGGCTCTTGAACGTCGCCTCGAATCCGCCCGAGGTATCAAACAGGGCATGATGCAGGAGCTTCTAACCGGCCGCACGAAGTTGGTTTCGGAGGGAGTCCGATGA